One region of Aminobacterium colombiense DSM 12261 genomic DNA includes:
- a CDS encoding Na+/H+ antiporter NhaC family protein: protein MYGRRSGKKILNLTIMAALSLLVMTGIAWATEGEAKPDFGILSLLPPLIAIGLCIFTKEVIPSLFIGAWFAGTMVAGWNPILGFGKAVGLVADNLGDPWGARIVLTSLVMGGLVGIMQIGGGIEAIVRWITKKIQSVRGAMLVTELAGFIIFFEDYVNSLVVGTTMSPITDRYRISKEKLSYIVDSTSAPIACIAGISSWVAYMVGQIGTQFNALEIGYSPYLAYLRSIPYVFYNIIALVLLTFVIFSQRDMGPMLHAERRARQTGKVLREGAKPLIVTSHANFEPSEETPRRVINFLVPLGFMVGLIFLMLVVTGGWPSVSLATAIGEGDSSQALVLGSFGSVFLTLVFFRAQKLATWNRLFAGFMQGMNSIFFGTLILIFAWAIGAAIKEVGTAQYIVRIAGNVLSPAWIPLLTFFTGAIISFCTGTSYGTMGVLMPIVIPLVYNVTAVHDAGFIEILLPTIGAVFAGAVWGDHCSPISDTTIMSSMFSGADHVDHVNSQMPYAFVAAAGAVAGYVFIGFGLPVLFSLILGAITTCLLFYFVSQPIEVRA, encoded by the coding sequence ATGTATGGAAGACGCAGCGGTAAAAAGATTCTGAACCTGACTATAATGGCGGCATTAAGTCTGCTGGTTATGACAGGAATAGCCTGGGCGACTGAAGGAGAGGCCAAACCAGATTTCGGCATTCTCTCTCTGTTGCCGCCGCTCATTGCCATAGGGCTCTGCATCTTTACGAAGGAGGTTATTCCTTCGCTCTTTATTGGAGCATGGTTTGCCGGGACCATGGTAGCAGGGTGGAATCCCATCTTAGGATTTGGAAAGGCAGTAGGGCTGGTGGCAGATAACCTGGGAGATCCCTGGGGGGCACGGATAGTTCTCACAAGCCTTGTCATGGGCGGTCTGGTAGGTATTATGCAGATCGGCGGAGGGATTGAGGCCATAGTCCGTTGGATCACTAAAAAGATTCAGAGCGTCAGAGGTGCAATGCTCGTTACAGAACTGGCAGGTTTCATTATTTTCTTTGAAGACTACGTAAATAGCCTCGTGGTGGGCACGACCATGAGCCCCATAACCGATCGTTACCGCATTTCTAAAGAAAAACTTTCATATATTGTCGACTCTACTTCAGCGCCCATTGCCTGTATTGCCGGTATTTCTTCGTGGGTTGCCTATATGGTGGGACAAATTGGCACTCAGTTCAATGCCCTTGAAATAGGCTATTCACCCTATCTTGCCTATCTGCGGTCTATTCCCTACGTTTTCTATAATATTATTGCCCTGGTGCTTTTAACCTTTGTGATTTTTTCTCAGCGGGATATGGGCCCCATGCTCCATGCGGAACGAAGGGCCAGACAAACGGGCAAGGTGCTGCGAGAAGGAGCGAAACCCCTCATTGTTACAAGCCATGCGAATTTTGAGCCCAGTGAGGAAACGCCGAGACGTGTCATTAACTTTTTAGTTCCTCTCGGATTTATGGTGGGGTTGATCTTCCTTATGCTTGTAGTTACGGGAGGATGGCCTAGTGTTTCTTTAGCCACGGCTATTGGAGAAGGGGATAGCTCTCAGGCTTTGGTGTTGGGGTCTTTCGGTTCGGTATTTCTCACTCTTGTCTTCTTCAGGGCTCAGAAGCTTGCTACTTGGAATCGCCTCTTTGCTGGGTTCATGCAGGGTATGAACTCGATATTCTTCGGCACCCTGATTCTAATCTTTGCCTGGGCCATAGGGGCAGCTATAAAAGAAGTGGGAACCGCACAGTATATTGTCAGGATAGCTGGGAATGTCCTCTCGCCAGCGTGGATTCCCTTGCTTACATTCTTTACAGGGGCAATAATTTCTTTCTGCACAGGAACATCCTATGGAACCATGGGAGTTCTTATGCCCATAGTTATTCCTCTTGTCTATAATGTTACTGCGGTTCATGATGCGGGATTTATCGAAATACTCTTGCCCACCATCGGGGCCGTTTTTGCGGGAGCCGTTTGGGGAGACCATTGCAGTCCGATATCCGATACGACTATCATGAGCTCCATGTTCAGCGGCGCTGATCACGTAGACCACGTTAATTCGCAGATGCCTTACGCCTTTGTAGCCGCTGCAGGAGCTGTGGCGGGCTATGTTTTTATTGGTTTCGGCCTTCCAGTGCTTTTCTCCCTTATTCTTGGTGCTATTACTACATGCCTCCTCTTTTACTTTGTTTCTCAACCAATAGAAGTGAGAGCCTGA
- a CDS encoding nickel-dependent lactate racemase, translating to MTFCCTFASGRRTIDLFLDRRVTIAETSKETPLPNRPEDALAAPCESPLLRFLAREVSDIVVILPDATRAWQNVPLMAQALRREIREGGRMSVKWVIGGGQHRLPTAKEIKMLLEDIPLRGDSILCHNSAEGVRTKEITSRGTPVILHKAVARADLIVSAGGIAYHDLAGFSGGRKSILPGASGSEAIQHNHALSLKGSNFDPAVGCGYLKGNPVAEDMAEYQSLVLAERKGFLLNVIPDGKGNPYCYTAGDPVRAWLQGTVWAQELQTLWVSEKASLVAVSCGGYPYDIDLYQATKSISAVLHALEPKGGLLLFAELEDGAGPGSFGEDFRLAIEQPEAALGKLQDDFTIPAYIATKMASDLKSHPAALVTDRTDMVFPGKIFADGSKALQWLEKQIPPGPVLCVPAGNCVTIKAKERNTI from the coding sequence ATGACTTTTTGCTGCACCTTTGCTTCTGGCCGCAGAACAATCGATCTTTTCCTGGATAGGCGGGTTACAATAGCAGAAACATCAAAAGAAACGCCATTGCCCAACAGGCCAGAAGACGCCCTCGCTGCCCCCTGTGAGAGTCCATTATTACGTTTTTTGGCCAGGGAAGTTTCAGATATCGTTGTAATTTTGCCTGATGCCACGCGGGCTTGGCAAAATGTGCCCCTCATGGCGCAGGCATTGAGGCGGGAAATTCGAGAAGGCGGCCGTATGTCTGTGAAATGGGTCATTGGCGGGGGACAGCATCGATTGCCCACTGCTAAGGAGATCAAAATGCTTCTTGAAGATATTCCCTTAAGGGGGGATTCAATTCTTTGCCACAATAGCGCGGAAGGGGTTAGAACTAAAGAGATTACATCTCGTGGAACGCCTGTCATCCTTCATAAGGCAGTGGCAAGGGCAGATTTGATTGTCTCCGCGGGCGGTATTGCCTATCACGATCTTGCCGGCTTCAGCGGAGGACGCAAATCCATTCTTCCCGGGGCGTCCGGCAGCGAGGCTATTCAGCATAACCATGCCCTTTCTCTTAAAGGCAGCAATTTTGATCCTGCCGTAGGATGTGGTTATTTAAAAGGAAATCCTGTGGCAGAGGATATGGCCGAATACCAATCCCTTGTTCTTGCTGAAAGAAAAGGATTTCTGCTCAATGTTATCCCTGACGGCAAGGGGAATCCTTATTGCTATACAGCAGGAGATCCTGTAAGGGCGTGGCTTCAGGGTACAGTTTGGGCTCAGGAGCTTCAGACCCTATGGGTTTCAGAGAAGGCTTCGTTAGTAGCAGTATCCTGTGGCGGATACCCCTATGATATTGACCTGTACCAGGCAACAAAGTCCATATCGGCAGTCCTTCATGCCCTTGAACCAAAGGGTGGATTGCTCCTTTTTGCAGAACTTGAGGACGGTGCGGGCCCGGGAAGCTTTGGAGAAGATTTCAGACTCGCTATAGAACAGCCGGAAGCAGCCCTTGGGAAACTGCAAGATGATTTCACTATCCCGGCATATATCGCGACAAAGATGGCAAGCGACTTGAAAAGTCATCCTGCTGCCCTCGTGACTGATCGTACCGATATGGTCTTCCCCGGAAAAATTTTTGCTGATGGCTCCAAAGCTTTACAATGGCTGGAAAAACAGATTCCACCAGGGCCTGTTTTATGTGTGCCTGCAGGAAATTGCGTAACCATAAAAGCAAAAGAGAGAAACACCATATAA
- a CDS encoding PLP-dependent aminotransferase family protein → MMVYASRPGAISFAAGQPSEDLYPIEEITHGFEEAMKDTSVLAYPYTEGDSMLRQWISNWMVEEGLASSVPGSERILLTTGSQEGLNIISQLFLKDGDVVVVENPSYPEAMLTFGKEGVRFVTVSMDEEGPVVSELEAALAKEKVAFFYTIPTFQNPSGHSTSLARKKEILSLLKKYNVVLVEDEPYRQLWFDEKPAKTYFSLAKEEPVLYLGSFSKIIAPGLRCGWMVLPPIIMEKAVQLRLTFELGVSALLQRMIFYVVSRRNFEAHLSHLRHEYRERRDAMAEAISKHLAPLGFSFPTPKGGFFFWGSRDGLNGTDFARFAAKNFGVALIPGEIFFALPQKGQNFVRFSFAKVDREETNKGMERLAKAFREFC, encoded by the coding sequence ATGATGGTTTATGCTTCCCGCCCTGGTGCAATATCCTTTGCGGCAGGCCAGCCATCTGAAGACCTCTATCCCATAGAAGAGATAACTCATGGCTTCGAAGAGGCCATGAAGGATACCTCGGTTCTTGCTTATCCTTATACAGAAGGGGACTCCATGCTTCGCCAGTGGATTTCGAACTGGATGGTAGAGGAAGGCCTCGCATCTTCAGTTCCTGGATCGGAACGTATTCTCCTCACCACAGGCTCTCAGGAAGGACTAAACATCATCTCCCAGCTTTTCTTGAAGGACGGGGATGTGGTGGTTGTTGAAAACCCTTCCTACCCGGAAGCCATGTTGACCTTCGGAAAAGAAGGGGTTCGGTTTGTCACTGTTTCAATGGATGAAGAAGGGCCTGTCGTTTCTGAGCTTGAAGCAGCTTTAGCGAAAGAAAAAGTAGCTTTTTTCTACACCATCCCTACCTTTCAAAACCCATCGGGGCACAGCACTTCTCTGGCGAGAAAAAAAGAGATATTGTCTCTCTTAAAAAAATACAACGTTGTGTTGGTGGAAGATGAACCTTACAGACAGTTATGGTTTGATGAGAAGCCGGCAAAAACATATTTTAGCTTGGCTAAAGAAGAGCCGGTTCTTTATCTAGGAAGCTTCTCTAAGATTATAGCGCCGGGGCTCCGTTGTGGATGGATGGTTTTGCCCCCCATCATTATGGAAAAGGCAGTACAACTTCGCCTGACCTTTGAGCTGGGAGTATCAGCCCTTTTGCAGAGGATGATCTTCTATGTAGTGTCACGGCGTAATTTTGAAGCTCATCTCAGCCACCTTCGCCATGAGTATAGAGAGCGAAGGGATGCTATGGCAGAAGCCATTTCAAAGCACTTGGCACCCTTGGGCTTTTCTTTTCCCACCCCCAAGGGAGGTTTCTTTTTCTGGGGAAGCCGGGATGGGTTGAATGGCACAGATTTTGCGCGCTTTGCGGCAAAAAATTTTGGTGTAGCCCTTATTCCAGGGGAAATCTTTTTTGCTCTTCCTCAGAAAGGACAGAACTTTGTTCGTTTTTCTTTTGCCAAGGTTGACAGGGAGGAAACGAATAAGGGGATGGAAAGGCTGGCAAAAGCTTTTAGAGAATTCTGTTAA
- the pgsW gene encoding poly-gamma-glutamate system protein, translating into MEEKHITSLIEYQKKQREFVRKGRFRLVFLAIVLFCLWLIPRQRGFSAEEGRLWDDVRQAEIFLWEWREERGDSSGIDADPWKLGLIGLEWSPLTTTLGSLEAKRTACHPSWSVAILREFDAMGLKEGDSVAILSSSSFPGLLLNTLKAAEYRHLKVLLILSLGSSTWGANVPGAPWPVLAEQLRERGLLHTKADYYTLGGDDENGGGIAPEGVALMIDMAKGEGVPLLREGTLEGMISKKMEIVQKFSPRLVMSIGGSHANMGEDESILALPGGLHFPSADMVSGDGVIGQALSAGYSVFHLLNIHDLSLRYGIPYNANPSKAISSRKSLISSVAGIFLSGWILLSHKRWMFCCGGGGSKP; encoded by the coding sequence ATGGAAGAAAAACATATAACTTCATTGATAGAATATCAGAAGAAACAACGTGAATTTGTGCGGAAAGGCAGATTTCGTCTTGTCTTTCTCGCTATAGTCCTCTTTTGTTTGTGGTTAATTCCGAGACAAAGGGGGTTTTCAGCTGAAGAAGGCCGGTTATGGGATGATGTACGGCAGGCGGAGATTTTTCTCTGGGAATGGAGAGAGGAGAGGGGTGACAGCTCAGGTATTGATGCCGATCCATGGAAGCTTGGGCTCATCGGTCTGGAATGGAGCCCCCTTACTACGACTCTCGGAAGTCTTGAGGCAAAACGTACAGCCTGTCATCCTAGCTGGTCTGTCGCTATACTCAGAGAGTTCGATGCTATGGGACTAAAAGAGGGCGATTCCGTGGCTATTCTATCCTCTTCTTCTTTTCCCGGTTTATTGCTCAACACGTTAAAGGCGGCGGAGTACAGACACCTTAAGGTTCTTCTTATCCTTTCGCTAGGGTCCTCTACATGGGGGGCGAATGTTCCAGGCGCACCATGGCCGGTTTTGGCTGAACAATTGAGAGAGAGAGGTTTATTACATACGAAAGCCGACTATTACACCCTTGGCGGAGACGATGAAAATGGCGGGGGAATTGCCCCTGAAGGGGTTGCTTTAATGATAGACATGGCCAAAGGAGAAGGGGTTCCCCTTTTGAGAGAGGGGACTCTCGAAGGGATGATCAGTAAAAAGATGGAAATAGTACAAAAGTTTTCTCCCAGACTTGTTATGAGCATAGGCGGTTCCCACGCTAATATGGGAGAAGATGAGAGTATTCTGGCCCTCCCAGGCGGGCTTCATTTCCCATCAGCGGATATGGTTTCAGGAGACGGAGTCATTGGACAGGCTCTCTCTGCAGGTTACTCGGTTTTCCATCTCCTTAATATTCATGATCTAAGTCTCAGATATGGTATCCCCTACAATGCAAACCCTTCAAAGGCAATATCATCGAGAAAGAGTTTAATTTCTTCTGTGGCGGGCATCTTTCTTTCAGGGTGGATTCTCTTGTCCCATAAACGCTGGATGTTCTGTTGCGGCGGGGGAGGATCGAAGCCGTGA
- the lysA gene encoding diaminopimelate decarboxylase: MGSSKHLFWDGCDTVQLAQNYGTPLYVLSETAVRERCREVKKDFLCKYPNTRAVYASKAFLTMAMVRIIASEGLGLDVVSGGEIYTAYRAGFPMEKTIFHGNNKTLEELQLALETGVGRIVADSESELDIIEDAARRRGKRATLLLRVAPGVDAATHQYMATGHTASKFGFPLAGESISRTIQRIKGSENLVLKGFHFHVGSQLQSNRSHCLAVDALIKEMVLFSSDLGFVTEELNVGGGYGVPEHEGEERKPLKYFTEGIMERVIAGCEQAGIPVPAIIIEPGRWIVSEAGITLYKVGSIKEIPGVMTYVSVDGGMTDNPRPALYGAKYWGVVANRADELAGKKVTIVGKCCESGDVLMKDVMVTDQITRDDILAVFNTGAYNFSMANNYNRLPRPAVVLVREGNAYVIVNRQDYEDLLSGEVIPDHLR, translated from the coding sequence ATGGGTTCATCGAAACATTTATTTTGGGATGGCTGCGACACAGTCCAGCTGGCGCAAAACTACGGCACACCGCTCTATGTGCTTTCTGAAACAGCAGTACGAGAACGGTGCCGTGAGGTAAAAAAAGATTTTCTTTGCAAGTATCCCAACACAAGAGCAGTTTATGCCAGCAAGGCATTCCTCACCATGGCAATGGTCCGCATTATCGCCAGTGAGGGGCTGGGGCTTGATGTGGTCTCTGGCGGGGAGATCTACACCGCCTATAGAGCGGGATTTCCTATGGAAAAAACAATTTTTCACGGTAATAACAAGACTCTGGAAGAGCTGCAGCTGGCATTGGAAACTGGCGTGGGGAGAATCGTAGCAGATAGCGAATCCGAATTGGACATTATTGAAGATGCGGCCAGACGCAGAGGAAAGAGAGCAACGCTTCTTCTTCGTGTGGCGCCAGGGGTTGATGCTGCGACCCATCAATATATGGCCACAGGGCATACAGCCTCGAAGTTTGGATTTCCTCTTGCCGGTGAATCAATAAGCCGGACGATACAACGCATTAAGGGCTCAGAAAATCTTGTTCTGAAGGGTTTTCACTTTCATGTGGGCTCTCAGCTGCAAAGCAACCGTTCCCATTGTCTAGCTGTAGATGCTTTGATAAAAGAAATGGTTTTGTTTTCCAGCGATCTTGGATTTGTCACGGAAGAGTTGAATGTGGGGGGGGGCTATGGTGTTCCTGAGCATGAGGGAGAAGAACGCAAGCCGTTGAAATATTTTACCGAGGGTATCATGGAACGAGTGATAGCGGGATGCGAACAAGCTGGTATTCCTGTCCCCGCAATTATTATTGAGCCGGGCAGGTGGATTGTTTCCGAGGCGGGCATTACTCTTTACAAGGTTGGAAGCATCAAGGAAATTCCAGGAGTTATGACCTATGTAAGCGTTGACGGGGGAATGACAGATAATCCAAGGCCTGCCCTTTACGGAGCGAAATATTGGGGAGTTGTCGCAAATAGAGCAGATGAGCTTGCGGGGAAGAAAGTGACAATAGTGGGGAAATGCTGTGAGTCTGGAGACGTGTTGATGAAAGATGTCATGGTTACAGATCAAATAACCCGTGATGATATCCTTGCCGTTTTCAACACGGGCGCCTACAACTTCTCAATGGCAAACAATTATAACCGTTTGCCTAGACCAGCGGTTGTCCTTGTTAGAGAGGGCAACGCCTATGTGATAGTGAACCGTCAAGACTATGAAGACCTTCTTTCAGGGGAAGTGATTCCAGATCACTTGCGATAA
- a CDS encoding response regulator, which yields MTLHIGVIDDDRKVLYQLEKMAEAEEWRFLATVDPEEVLGWVRDDEIDILLVDVWMPVVSGYQLVQKARNISEKIVLIALAENEREDTASRLFLAGADDFVVKPLQLLDFRARLRLHEKLANYREQLNWDVRKKGISVDTMREVIYCIKRHQGAMDCDEVAAKTGLAYVTAHRYLDFLASRGMVVRLSAALDGRPGRPKTFYEWKGGLKTP from the coding sequence GTGACATTGCATATAGGAGTTATTGATGATGATCGTAAAGTGCTCTATCAGCTTGAAAAAATGGCAGAGGCCGAGGAATGGCGCTTTCTTGCAACAGTTGACCCTGAAGAAGTGCTTGGATGGGTGCGTGATGACGAGATCGATATTTTGCTTGTAGATGTATGGATGCCTGTAGTGAGTGGCTATCAGCTTGTCCAGAAGGCAAGGAATATTTCTGAAAAGATCGTTCTCATAGCTTTGGCGGAGAACGAAAGAGAAGATACGGCGTCAAGGCTTTTTTTAGCCGGAGCTGATGATTTTGTGGTTAAGCCATTGCAGCTTCTAGATTTCAGAGCCCGTCTGCGTCTCCATGAAAAACTAGCAAATTACAGAGAGCAGCTCAATTGGGATGTTCGTAAAAAAGGTATTAGCGTGGATACCATGAGAGAAGTTATCTATTGTATTAAACGGCATCAGGGAGCTATGGATTGCGATGAAGTAGCCGCTAAAACAGGTTTAGCCTATGTGACAGCTCATAGATATCTTGATTTTCTTGCCTCCCGAGGTATGGTAGTGCGCTTGTCCGCTGCCCTTGACGGTCGTCCAGGGCGTCCAAAGACTTTTTATGAGTGGAAGGGAGGACTTAAGACCCCATGA
- a CDS encoding Mur ligase family protein: protein MFYRVENPSCVHYMKQLQIVVTGSRGKSSVVRLLFYALSACGIKTWARITGVIPRELSPGGEKPILRSAGGHVEEMKWWLRVIPVDAEAVVLENSAVAPDLQELPSKWLKDPIFVITNVRPDHQDAWGPGEEGALGAIMRGIPQRSTVFIPETTASSLALLDGLEKKQCKVHVAPLSSKGYSVWREENMAVVREILNFMGLDSKKGEDAASSLVSDVADFQVIPLGDSELAAAFSANDLATTKLLFASLEWKMEETTILFNSRRDRPERLKAFLPWLRQPGWKRVLFMGARPLYPRKGIKYISISSIADVEELLKREKKVFGCGNVAGMPLAFLIDYALKGGNHA, encoded by the coding sequence ATGTTTTATAGGGTTGAAAATCCTTCTTGTGTCCATTATATGAAACAATTGCAGATAGTTGTAACGGGAAGCCGGGGAAAGAGCAGTGTGGTCAGGTTGCTCTTCTATGCCCTTTCTGCTTGTGGGATAAAAACCTGGGCCAGAATAACAGGCGTTATCCCAAGGGAATTGTCTCCTGGGGGAGAGAAACCAATTCTAAGAAGTGCCGGAGGGCATGTGGAAGAAATGAAATGGTGGCTTCGTGTCATACCTGTTGATGCAGAGGCTGTGGTACTTGAAAATAGTGCTGTGGCGCCAGACCTCCAGGAACTCCCTTCCAAGTGGCTCAAAGATCCCATATTTGTTATCACTAATGTACGCCCGGATCATCAGGATGCCTGGGGGCCTGGTGAAGAGGGGGCATTAGGGGCCATTATGAGGGGAATACCTCAACGTTCTACTGTTTTTATTCCTGAAACTACTGCATCGTCTCTTGCCCTGCTTGATGGGTTAGAGAAAAAACAATGTAAGGTCCACGTTGCCCCTCTTTCCTCCAAAGGGTATTCTGTATGGAGAGAAGAGAATATGGCGGTAGTGAGAGAGATACTGAACTTCATGGGCCTTGATAGCAAAAAGGGCGAAGATGCTGCTTCCTCTCTTGTTTCTGATGTTGCGGATTTTCAGGTTATTCCTCTTGGGGATTCCGAATTAGCTGCGGCTTTTTCTGCCAATGACCTTGCGACGACTAAGTTGCTATTTGCCAGTCTGGAATGGAAAATGGAGGAAACCACCATACTTTTCAACTCTCGTCGTGACAGACCTGAACGGCTGAAGGCCTTTCTTCCATGGCTTCGTCAGCCAGGATGGAAAAGAGTGCTCTTTATGGGTGCAAGGCCCCTTTATCCCCGTAAGGGAATAAAATATATTTCCATCTCTTCCATAGCAGATGTGGAAGAATTGCTCAAGAGAGAAAAAAAAGTTTTCGGGTGCGGAAATGTAGCAGGTATGCCTCTTGCATTTCTTATCGACTATGCTTTAAAGGGAGGTAACCATGCATAG
- a CDS encoding transporter substrate-binding domain-containing protein yields the protein MKKITGFLLLLCLFMALSSSAYAGALDKGTIIVGTESTYPPYEFRDEKNNLQGFDIELMNTIAEKLGKELEWVDMPFDSLIPALLAQKIDIVAAGMSATPERAKRVAFSTPYEVSMSAFIVKKDNIALKSLDDMKSKTIAVQLGTVQETFSRTVEGAKVKTFQKFDDCVREVMLGRADASLMDIPVAKKFLEQKDFDGKIAVAFEQEITGAGKALAMNLEEKAFAEAISSVLDEMQKSGELETLRNKWFK from the coding sequence ATGAAAAAAATTACTGGTTTCCTGTTGCTTCTTTGCCTTTTTATGGCTCTTTCTTCGTCTGCCTACGCTGGCGCGCTGGACAAAGGCACAATAATCGTCGGTACAGAAAGTACCTATCCACCTTATGAGTTTCGTGACGAAAAAAACAACCTTCAGGGTTTCGACATTGAACTTATGAACACCATTGCCGAAAAGCTCGGCAAAGAACTTGAATGGGTCGACATGCCCTTTGACAGCCTTATCCCGGCCCTATTGGCCCAGAAGATTGACATTGTCGCCGCGGGGATGAGCGCTACTCCAGAACGAGCGAAACGAGTCGCTTTCTCTACTCCCTATGAAGTATCGATGAGTGCTTTCATTGTCAAAAAAGACAATATAGCGTTAAAATCGCTGGATGACATGAAAAGCAAGACTATCGCCGTTCAGCTTGGCACTGTTCAAGAGACTTTCTCACGCACGGTAGAAGGCGCAAAAGTCAAGACCTTCCAAAAATTCGATGACTGCGTACGAGAAGTCATGCTGGGACGGGCAGATGCTTCTCTTATGGATATTCCTGTGGCCAAGAAATTCCTTGAACAAAAAGACTTTGACGGCAAAATAGCCGTCGCTTTCGAGCAAGAAATTACTGGGGCAGGCAAAGCTCTCGCCATGAATCTCGAAGAAAAAGCATTTGCTGAGGCGATAAGCAGCGTACTTGATGAAATGCAAAAATCCGGGGAGCTGGAAACGCTGCGCAACAAATGGTTTAAATAA
- the dapF gene encoding diaminopimelate epimerase, with protein MLEFTKIQGNGNDFIVIDNREGSMTSPDLSRLAASICERRQSVGADGLLVVEMSERENFTMRLFNNDGSEGEMCGNGARCIARYAWEKKIAGEKMSFETLAGPIHGVVTAPFVELDMGETNLSQGFWGQSLKVEGETFPFVYLVVGVPHCVLFVDNLEDFSHDSLRDIGRTVRYDTHRFPKGTNVNFVQRSGERTLKVVTYERGVEDLTLSCGTGSTASAIAASIVWEMAAPIQVQNPGGDNWVTVSFNETRSICKTYLTGKTVMIAEGRLYDEALPKDIE; from the coding sequence ATGTTAGAATTTACTAAAATTCAGGGGAATGGCAATGATTTTATTGTTATTGACAACAGGGAGGGGAGCATGACATCCCCCGATCTTTCCAGATTAGCGGCGAGCATCTGTGAACGCCGCCAGTCTGTAGGCGCGGACGGACTGCTCGTCGTAGAAATGTCTGAGCGGGAAAATTTTACAATGCGGCTTTTTAATAATGATGGTTCCGAAGGAGAAATGTGCGGCAATGGAGCTCGTTGTATTGCTCGCTATGCATGGGAAAAGAAAATAGCAGGGGAAAAAATGTCCTTTGAAACCCTGGCGGGACCTATTCACGGGGTGGTGACTGCTCCTTTTGTGGAGCTTGATATGGGCGAAACCAATCTATCTCAGGGTTTTTGGGGACAAAGCCTGAAAGTAGAAGGAGAAACATTCCCTTTCGTTTACCTTGTAGTGGGAGTGCCCCACTGTGTATTGTTTGTTGATAACCTTGAAGACTTTTCCCATGACTCGTTACGGGATATTGGGAGAACTGTTCGATATGATACCCATCGTTTTCCCAAAGGAACAAACGTAAATTTTGTTCAAAGATCAGGGGAAAGGACTCTCAAAGTTGTGACCTACGAGCGGGGGGTGGAAGATTTGACCCTTTCATGCGGTACAGGGTCGACGGCATCTGCCATAGCTGCATCCATAGTTTGGGAAATGGCAGCTCCTATACAAGTACAAAACCCAGGGGGGGATAATTGGGTTACCGTTTCATTTAATGAAACGCGAAGTATCTGCAAAACCTATCTAACAGGGAAGACCGTCATGATTGCAGAGGGGAGGCTTTATGACGAAGCCTTGCCAAAGGATATAGAGTGA
- a CDS encoding poly-gamma-glutamate biosynthesis protein PgsC/CapC encodes MHSVQLGTIGLGIVLGMFFYNRTGRSCGGIITPGFIALQIGSPSSIAMALASAVVLSFVLEGVVRVTGIYGRQRIALAMLLALGCKFMLDLFFPVSSLWLGWVLPGLVAADMQRQGLVETLTGTVIVSLLTVMSLEVLVFLGHFVGR; translated from the coding sequence ATGCATAGCGTTCAATTAGGGACCATTGGTCTTGGTATAGTCTTGGGAATGTTTTTTTATAACCGCACTGGCCGTTCCTGCGGCGGAATTATTACCCCAGGATTTATTGCCCTTCAAATAGGGAGCCCATCGTCTATTGCAATGGCGCTGGCCTCTGCGGTTGTGCTTTCCTTCGTTCTTGAAGGAGTTGTTCGTGTAACGGGTATCTATGGCCGCCAGCGTATAGCGCTGGCTATGCTTTTGGCCCTGGGCTGCAAGTTTATGCTTGACCTTTTTTTTCCTGTGAGCTCCCTTTGGCTTGGGTGGGTTCTTCCAGGTCTTGTGGCGGCTGATATGCAACGTCAGGGACTGGTTGAAACCTTGACTGGAACAGTTATTGTAAGTTTGCTTACAGTGATGTCTCTTGAGGTACTGGTTTTTTTGGGGCATTTTGTTGGAAGGTAG